AATTTGAGGCAAGATATTATGAGGGAAGATACAGGGAGGCAGCTTAAATGATGTCTCCTCAAGATGAGGCCCAAAAGTGTCCGGCATTTTGGGTAGCACTACATTGATGCGAGAAAGGATGTCTTCAGACAGATTTTGATATATAAGGAGACCTTTGAATAATTTGGACAATTAAGCAAAAATTCTATCATCCATGAATTTAATATCAACAAAATCGAAATATTTTTCCCATTATCACCAAAATTTGCCTTGTTACTCACCTCTATTTTCTTCTATTTCCACTTTTTTCGCTCTATTTCTCTATTTTGGGCATAATTCGCCTGTTCTTCCCTTAAAAAACCTCCCCTCTCCTAAAGTGCCAGGTAAGATTAAGCACATTGTAGGTAAAACACGTCAAAAACAGATGGATTTCATTGGCATAAAGCCCTACATACCTCGCCTTTGTCCTATTAAGATGCAGGCTAAATATCCCAAAGACTTTCTCCACTTTGCTCCTGATCCGCGAAAATATCTTGTTCAGCTTCTTCTGTTTCTTCGAAAGAGACCGCCCACGGCAACCTTTATACAGCACCCCACAAAATCTTTCCTCTTGCCGACACTTCTGGCGTATTTCTCGGCTATCATAAGCCTTGTCCGCAAATATGGCTTTCTCCTCTCCTTCAAGGAGTTCTTCCAACATCTGGGAATCATGCACGTTGGCCGGGGTGCACACAAATTCCGTCACAAACTCAGACTTTGGGTCAACTGCGATATGATCCTTGTAACCATAGACCGTCTTTTGGCCCTTTTTGGAAAAAGAAGCATCGTCGTCTTTGCCAGGGGTTCTTGCTGCTTTGACCAGGCGGGCGTCAATAATCTTTCCTGTTTTGAGCTCAAAGCCCTTTTTAGCAAGCTGGCGCTTGAGTTCGTTAAAACATTCCCGGTAAAGGTTCATAGATTTGAGGTTGGAACGGAAACGTGAGATAGTGGAGTAGTCAGGGACAGGGTCGAGAGCAGAGATGCCCAGGAAGCGGCG
The nucleotide sequence above comes from Thermodesulfatator atlanticus DSM 21156. Encoded proteins:
- a CDS encoding IS5 family transposase; protein product: RRFLGISALDPVPDYSTISRFRSNLKSMNLYRECFNELKRQLAKKGFELKTGKIIDARLVKAARTPGKDDDASFSKKGQKTVYGYKDHIAVDPKSEFVTEFVCTPANVHDSQMLEELLEGEEKAIFADKAYDSREIRQKCRQEERFCGVLYKGCRGRSLSKKQKKLNKIFSRIRSKVEKVFGIFSLHLNRTKARYVGLYANEIHLFLTCFTYNVLNLTWHFRRGEVF